A genomic window from Peromyscus maniculatus bairdii isolate BWxNUB_F1_BW_parent chromosome 1, HU_Pman_BW_mat_3.1, whole genome shotgun sequence includes:
- the Lipe gene encoding hormone-sensitive lipase isoform X2, with product MGGESNGHTLTRLVPPPLYRHRLVLALATDLLCQLVELQSEEAREASAFSHSMDLRTMTQSLVTLAEDNMAFFSSQGPGETARRLSNVFAGVREQALGLEPTLGHLLGVAHHFDLDTETPANGYRSLVHTARCCLAHLLHKSRYVASNRRSIFFRASHNLAELEAYLAALTQLRALAYYAQRLLATNRPGVLFFEGDEGLTADFLQEYVTLHKGCFYGRCLGFQFTPAIRPFLQTLSIGLVSFGEHYKRNETGLSVTASSLFTGGRFAIDPELRGAEFERIIQNLDVHFWKAFWNITEIEVLSSLANMASTTVRVSRLLSLPPEAFEMPLTSDPKLTVTISPPLAHTGPGPVLARLISYDLREGQDSKMLNSLVKSEGPRLELRPRPQQAPRSRALVVHIHGGGFVAQTSKSHEPYLKNWAQELGVPIISIDYSLAPEAPFPRALEECFFAYCWAVKHCDLLGSTGERICLAGDSAGGNLCITVSLRAAAYGVRVPDGIMAAYPVTTLQPSASPSRLLSLMDPLLPLSVLSKCVSAYSGTETEDHSDSDQKALGMMGLVQRDTSLFLRDLRLGASSWLNSFLELSGRKPQKTSLPTPEAVRPTESMRRSVSEAALAQPEGLLGTDSLKTLTMKDLSFKGNSETSDTPEMSMSMETLGPSTPSDVNFFLRPENFHEEGEAKDDVGTMDRAPRVRAAFPEGFHPRRSSQGILHMPLYSSPIVKNPFMSPLLAPDSMLKTLPPVHIVACALDPMLDDSVMFARRLRDLGQPVTLNVVEDLPHGFLSLAALCRETRQATELCVQRIRLVLTPPAAPLS from the exons ATGGGAGGCGAATCAAATGGCCACACCCTGACTAGGCTGGTCCCTCCCCCACTTTATCGCCACAGGCTGGTACTGGCACTAGCCACAGACCTGCTGTGCCAGCTTGTGGAGCTCCAGTCCGAAGAGGCCAGGGAGG CCTCGGCATTCTCACACAGCATGGATCTCCGCACAATGACACAGTCGCTGGTGACACTTGCAGAAGACAACATGGCCTTCTTCTCAAGCCAGGGCCCCGGAGAGACAGCTCGGCGGCTGTCCAATGTCTTCGCAGGTGTTCGCGAACAggccctggggctggagccaACCCTAGGCCACTTGCTGGGTGTGGCGCACCATTTCGACCTGGACACAGAGACCCCAGCCAATGGGTACCGTAGCTTGGTGCACACAGCCCGTTGCTGCCTAGCACACCTACTCCACAAATCCCGCTATGTGGCCTCCAATCGCCGAAGTATCTTTTTCCGTGCCAGCCACAACCTAGCAGAACTGGAGGCCTATCTGGCTGCTCTCACCCAGCTCCGTGCCCTGGCCTACTACGCCCAGCGCCTGCTGGCTACCAACCGACCAGGGGTGCTCTTCTTTGAGGGTGATGAAGGACTTACCGCTGACTTCCTGCAAGAGTATGTCACTCTACATAAAGGCTGCTTCTACGGCCGCTGCCTGGGCTTCCAG TTCACGCCTGCCATCCGGCCGTTCCTGCAGACTCTCTCCATCGGGCTGGTGTCCTTCGGGGAACACTACAAACGGAACGAGACAGGCCTCA GTGTGACTGCCAGTTCCCTCTTCACTGGTGGCCGATTCGCCATAGACCCAGAGTTGCGTGGGGCTGAGTTTGAACGGATCATACAGAACCTGGATGTGCACTTCTGGAAAGCCTTCTGGAACATCACTGAGATTGAGGTGTTGTCG TCCCTGGCTAACATGGCATCAACCACTGTGAGGGTAAGCCGCCTGCTCAGCCTGCCACCTGAGGCCTTTGAGATGCCGCTAACCTCTGACCCCAAGCTCACAGTTACCATCTCACCTCCCTTGGCACACACGGGCCCAGGGCCTGTGCTAGCCAGGCTCATCTCCTATGACCTGCGGGAAGGACAG GACAGCAAGATGCTCAACAGCCTGGTGAAATCCGAGGGCCCACGCCTGGAACTGCGCCCACGGCCCCAGCAAGCACCCCGCTCACGGGCCCTAGTGGTCCACATCCATGGTGGTGGCTTTGTGGCACAGACCTCCAAATCCCATGAGCCCTACCTCAAGAACTGGGCCCAGGAGCTAGGTGTCCCCATCATCTCCATCGACTACTCCCTGGCCCCCGAGGCCCCCTTCCCCAGAGCGCTAGAAGAGTGTTTTTTTGCCTACTGCTGGGCTGTCAAGCACTGTGACCTGCTCG GTTCAACAGGAGAGCGGATATGCCTTGCAGGAGACAGTGCAGGCGGGAACCTCTGCATCACTGTGTCCCTTCGGGCAGCAGCCTACGGAGTGAGGGTGCCAGATGGCATCATGGCAGCCTACCCAGTCACCACCCTAcagccctctgcctctccctctcgtCTTCTGAGCCTCATGGACCCGCTTCTACCACTGAGCGTACTCTCTAAGTGTGTCAGCGCCTATTCAG GTACAGAGACAGAGGACCACTCTGACTCAGACCAGAAGGCACTGGGCATGATGGGGCTGGTGCAGAGGGACACATCCCTATTCCTCAGAGACCTGCGCCTGGGTGCCTCCTCATGGCTCAACTCCTTCCTGGAGCTAAGCGGACGAAAGCCCCAAAAGACCTCATTGCCCACACCAG AGGCCGTGCGCCCCACGGAGTCAATGCGCAGGAGTGTGTCTGAAGCAGCCCTGGCCCAGCCCGAGGGCTTGCTGGGTACAGATTCCCTGAAGACCCTGACAATGAAGGACTTGAGCTTTAAAGGCAACTCAGAGACATCAGACACCCCCGAGATGTCGATGTCAATGGAGACACTTGGCCCCTCCACACCCTCCGATGTCAACTTTTTTCTGAGGCCTGAGAATTTCCACGAAGAGGGTGAAGCCAAAGATGATGTGGGCACCATGGACAGAGCCCCCCGAGTGCGCGCTGCGTTCCCTGAGGGTTTCCACCCCAGGCGCTCAAGCCAGGGTATTCTCCACATGCCCCTCTACTCGTCACCCATCGTCAAGAACCCCTTCATGTCTCCTCTGCTGGCCCCTGACAGCATGCTGAAGACCCTGCCGCCTGTGCACATTGTG GCGTGCGCTCTGGACCCCATGCTGGATGACTCGGTCATGTTCGCGCGGCGGCTGCGCGACCTGGGCCAGCCCGTGACGCTGAATGTGGTAGAGGACCTGCCGCATGGCTTCCTGAGCCTGGCGGCGCTGTGCCGCGAGACCCGGCAGGCCACGGAGTTGTGCGTGCAGCGCATCCGGCTCGTCCTCACCCCGCCTGCCGCACCGCTGAGCTGA
- the Lipe gene encoding hormone-sensitive lipase isoform X1: MKPRRPTSFTREIPTAEPDSTSASRPEWKSETQQRSIIQPDPEPETTLTDHPGAKMLQEFDTPKPVVQLNEAEFQQVPRVPQKSALLQKILAPLASPAPQQSSPSQKVHLDQQEATSHRGPGTGKVSTTQQEPQLREEHVGMTGSGPAEPPLAPHEVEATSTSQAAPGPQKKSPAETHSSFQERLEQSDPTAQQTPLVQEAKSNQGSLMESGFLTKLHELSIQHTAHEWKTFFNWVTVSDTEEHLSSSSKSNLSEPKSGTVIPEMLLPFEKKPDCEKLPGYGGKSPHGMKASLQNHKHYWDTASAFSHSMDLRTMTQSLVTLAEDNMAFFSSQGPGETARRLSNVFAGVREQALGLEPTLGHLLGVAHHFDLDTETPANGYRSLVHTARCCLAHLLHKSRYVASNRRSIFFRASHNLAELEAYLAALTQLRALAYYAQRLLATNRPGVLFFEGDEGLTADFLQEYVTLHKGCFYGRCLGFQFTPAIRPFLQTLSIGLVSFGEHYKRNETGLSVTASSLFTGGRFAIDPELRGAEFERIIQNLDVHFWKAFWNITEIEVLSSLANMASTTVRVSRLLSLPPEAFEMPLTSDPKLTVTISPPLAHTGPGPVLARLISYDLREGQDSKMLNSLVKSEGPRLELRPRPQQAPRSRALVVHIHGGGFVAQTSKSHEPYLKNWAQELGVPIISIDYSLAPEAPFPRALEECFFAYCWAVKHCDLLGSTGERICLAGDSAGGNLCITVSLRAAAYGVRVPDGIMAAYPVTTLQPSASPSRLLSLMDPLLPLSVLSKCVSAYSGTETEDHSDSDQKALGMMGLVQRDTSLFLRDLRLGASSWLNSFLELSGRKPQKTSLPTPEAVRPTESMRRSVSEAALAQPEGLLGTDSLKTLTMKDLSFKGNSETSDTPEMSMSMETLGPSTPSDVNFFLRPENFHEEGEAKDDVGTMDRAPRVRAAFPEGFHPRRSSQGILHMPLYSSPIVKNPFMSPLLAPDSMLKTLPPVHIVACALDPMLDDSVMFARRLRDLGQPVTLNVVEDLPHGFLSLAALCRETRQATELCVQRIRLVLTPPAAPLS, from the exons ATGAAGCCTAGGAGACCAACTTCTTTCACAAGGGAAATACCAACTGCGGAGCCAGATTCTACCTCAGCATCTAGGCCAGAATGGAAATCTGAGACACAGCAGAGATCTATAATCCAGCCAGATCCTGAGCCAGAAACAACCCTCACAGACCATCCAGGAGCAAAGATGCTGCAGGAATTTGATACCCCGAAGCCCGTTGTCCAACTGAATGAAGCTGAATTCCAGCAGGTACCAAGAGTTCCACAAAAATCTGCTCTGCTCCAGAAAATCCTTGCCCCATTAGCCTCCCCTGCACCACAGCAATCATCTCCCAGCCAGAAAGTGCACTTGGATCAACAGGAAGCCACCTCCCACCGGGGACCAGGGACAGGAAAAGTGTCTACAACTCAACAGGAACCACAACTCAGAGAAGAACATGTGGGGATGACAGGATCTGGACCAGCAGAACCACCTCTAGCTCCACATGAAGTGGAGGCTACATCTACAAGCCAGGCTGCACCTGGACCCCAGAAGAAATCCCCTGCTGAGACCCACTCTTCATTCCAAGAGAGACTTGAACAGTCAGACCCTACAGCCCAGCAAACACCTCTAGTTCAAGAAGCCAAATCCAATcaggggtctttgatggaatctGGGTTTTTAACAAAACTACATGAACTATCCATACAGCACACAGCCCATGAGTGGAAGACATTTTTTAACTGGGTTACAGTGTCTGACACAGAGGAACATCTGAGTTCATCTTCAAAGTCAAATCTTTCAGAGCCAAAGAGTGGAACAGTGATCCCAGAAATGCTACTACCCTTCGAAAAGAAACCTGATTGTGAAAAGCTGCCAGGATATGGCGGGAAATCACCACATGGGATGAAAGCTAGTCTCCAGAATCACAAACACTACTGGGACACAG CCTCGGCATTCTCACACAGCATGGATCTCCGCACAATGACACAGTCGCTGGTGACACTTGCAGAAGACAACATGGCCTTCTTCTCAAGCCAGGGCCCCGGAGAGACAGCTCGGCGGCTGTCCAATGTCTTCGCAGGTGTTCGCGAACAggccctggggctggagccaACCCTAGGCCACTTGCTGGGTGTGGCGCACCATTTCGACCTGGACACAGAGACCCCAGCCAATGGGTACCGTAGCTTGGTGCACACAGCCCGTTGCTGCCTAGCACACCTACTCCACAAATCCCGCTATGTGGCCTCCAATCGCCGAAGTATCTTTTTCCGTGCCAGCCACAACCTAGCAGAACTGGAGGCCTATCTGGCTGCTCTCACCCAGCTCCGTGCCCTGGCCTACTACGCCCAGCGCCTGCTGGCTACCAACCGACCAGGGGTGCTCTTCTTTGAGGGTGATGAAGGACTTACCGCTGACTTCCTGCAAGAGTATGTCACTCTACATAAAGGCTGCTTCTACGGCCGCTGCCTGGGCTTCCAG TTCACGCCTGCCATCCGGCCGTTCCTGCAGACTCTCTCCATCGGGCTGGTGTCCTTCGGGGAACACTACAAACGGAACGAGACAGGCCTCA GTGTGACTGCCAGTTCCCTCTTCACTGGTGGCCGATTCGCCATAGACCCAGAGTTGCGTGGGGCTGAGTTTGAACGGATCATACAGAACCTGGATGTGCACTTCTGGAAAGCCTTCTGGAACATCACTGAGATTGAGGTGTTGTCG TCCCTGGCTAACATGGCATCAACCACTGTGAGGGTAAGCCGCCTGCTCAGCCTGCCACCTGAGGCCTTTGAGATGCCGCTAACCTCTGACCCCAAGCTCACAGTTACCATCTCACCTCCCTTGGCACACACGGGCCCAGGGCCTGTGCTAGCCAGGCTCATCTCCTATGACCTGCGGGAAGGACAG GACAGCAAGATGCTCAACAGCCTGGTGAAATCCGAGGGCCCACGCCTGGAACTGCGCCCACGGCCCCAGCAAGCACCCCGCTCACGGGCCCTAGTGGTCCACATCCATGGTGGTGGCTTTGTGGCACAGACCTCCAAATCCCATGAGCCCTACCTCAAGAACTGGGCCCAGGAGCTAGGTGTCCCCATCATCTCCATCGACTACTCCCTGGCCCCCGAGGCCCCCTTCCCCAGAGCGCTAGAAGAGTGTTTTTTTGCCTACTGCTGGGCTGTCAAGCACTGTGACCTGCTCG GTTCAACAGGAGAGCGGATATGCCTTGCAGGAGACAGTGCAGGCGGGAACCTCTGCATCACTGTGTCCCTTCGGGCAGCAGCCTACGGAGTGAGGGTGCCAGATGGCATCATGGCAGCCTACCCAGTCACCACCCTAcagccctctgcctctccctctcgtCTTCTGAGCCTCATGGACCCGCTTCTACCACTGAGCGTACTCTCTAAGTGTGTCAGCGCCTATTCAG GTACAGAGACAGAGGACCACTCTGACTCAGACCAGAAGGCACTGGGCATGATGGGGCTGGTGCAGAGGGACACATCCCTATTCCTCAGAGACCTGCGCCTGGGTGCCTCCTCATGGCTCAACTCCTTCCTGGAGCTAAGCGGACGAAAGCCCCAAAAGACCTCATTGCCCACACCAG AGGCCGTGCGCCCCACGGAGTCAATGCGCAGGAGTGTGTCTGAAGCAGCCCTGGCCCAGCCCGAGGGCTTGCTGGGTACAGATTCCCTGAAGACCCTGACAATGAAGGACTTGAGCTTTAAAGGCAACTCAGAGACATCAGACACCCCCGAGATGTCGATGTCAATGGAGACACTTGGCCCCTCCACACCCTCCGATGTCAACTTTTTTCTGAGGCCTGAGAATTTCCACGAAGAGGGTGAAGCCAAAGATGATGTGGGCACCATGGACAGAGCCCCCCGAGTGCGCGCTGCGTTCCCTGAGGGTTTCCACCCCAGGCGCTCAAGCCAGGGTATTCTCCACATGCCCCTCTACTCGTCACCCATCGTCAAGAACCCCTTCATGTCTCCTCTGCTGGCCCCTGACAGCATGCTGAAGACCCTGCCGCCTGTGCACATTGTG GCGTGCGCTCTGGACCCCATGCTGGATGACTCGGTCATGTTCGCGCGGCGGCTGCGCGACCTGGGCCAGCCCGTGACGCTGAATGTGGTAGAGGACCTGCCGCATGGCTTCCTGAGCCTGGCGGCGCTGTGCCGCGAGACCCGGCAGGCCACGGAGTTGTGCGTGCAGCGCATCCGGCTCGTCCTCACCCCGCCTGCCGCACCGCTGAGCTGA
- the Lipe gene encoding hormone-sensitive lipase isoform X5, with amino-acid sequence MGKDFSRFYQMRNEYRLVKASAFSHSMDLRTMTQSLVTLAEDNMAFFSSQGPGETARRLSNVFAGVREQALGLEPTLGHLLGVAHHFDLDTETPANGYRSLVHTARCCLAHLLHKSRYVASNRRSIFFRASHNLAELEAYLAALTQLRALAYYAQRLLATNRPGVLFFEGDEGLTADFLQEYVTLHKGCFYGRCLGFQFTPAIRPFLQTLSIGLVSFGEHYKRNETGLSVTASSLFTGGRFAIDPELRGAEFERIIQNLDVHFWKAFWNITEIEVLSSLANMASTTVRVSRLLSLPPEAFEMPLTSDPKLTVTISPPLAHTGPGPVLARLISYDLREGQDSKMLNSLVKSEGPRLELRPRPQQAPRSRALVVHIHGGGFVAQTSKSHEPYLKNWAQELGVPIISIDYSLAPEAPFPRALEECFFAYCWAVKHCDLLGSTGERICLAGDSAGGNLCITVSLRAAAYGVRVPDGIMAAYPVTTLQPSASPSRLLSLMDPLLPLSVLSKCVSAYSGTETEDHSDSDQKALGMMGLVQRDTSLFLRDLRLGASSWLNSFLELSGRKPQKTSLPTPEAVRPTESMRRSVSEAALAQPEGLLGTDSLKTLTMKDLSFKGNSETSDTPEMSMSMETLGPSTPSDVNFFLRPENFHEEGEAKDDVGTMDRAPRVRAAFPEGFHPRRSSQGILHMPLYSSPIVKNPFMSPLLAPDSMLKTLPPVHIVACALDPMLDDSVMFARRLRDLGQPVTLNVVEDLPHGFLSLAALCRETRQATELCVQRIRLVLTPPAAPLS; translated from the exons ATGGGGAAGGATTTTAGCCGCTTTTACCAAATGAGGAACGAGTACAGGCTTGTGAAAG CCTCGGCATTCTCACACAGCATGGATCTCCGCACAATGACACAGTCGCTGGTGACACTTGCAGAAGACAACATGGCCTTCTTCTCAAGCCAGGGCCCCGGAGAGACAGCTCGGCGGCTGTCCAATGTCTTCGCAGGTGTTCGCGAACAggccctggggctggagccaACCCTAGGCCACTTGCTGGGTGTGGCGCACCATTTCGACCTGGACACAGAGACCCCAGCCAATGGGTACCGTAGCTTGGTGCACACAGCCCGTTGCTGCCTAGCACACCTACTCCACAAATCCCGCTATGTGGCCTCCAATCGCCGAAGTATCTTTTTCCGTGCCAGCCACAACCTAGCAGAACTGGAGGCCTATCTGGCTGCTCTCACCCAGCTCCGTGCCCTGGCCTACTACGCCCAGCGCCTGCTGGCTACCAACCGACCAGGGGTGCTCTTCTTTGAGGGTGATGAAGGACTTACCGCTGACTTCCTGCAAGAGTATGTCACTCTACATAAAGGCTGCTTCTACGGCCGCTGCCTGGGCTTCCAG TTCACGCCTGCCATCCGGCCGTTCCTGCAGACTCTCTCCATCGGGCTGGTGTCCTTCGGGGAACACTACAAACGGAACGAGACAGGCCTCA GTGTGACTGCCAGTTCCCTCTTCACTGGTGGCCGATTCGCCATAGACCCAGAGTTGCGTGGGGCTGAGTTTGAACGGATCATACAGAACCTGGATGTGCACTTCTGGAAAGCCTTCTGGAACATCACTGAGATTGAGGTGTTGTCG TCCCTGGCTAACATGGCATCAACCACTGTGAGGGTAAGCCGCCTGCTCAGCCTGCCACCTGAGGCCTTTGAGATGCCGCTAACCTCTGACCCCAAGCTCACAGTTACCATCTCACCTCCCTTGGCACACACGGGCCCAGGGCCTGTGCTAGCCAGGCTCATCTCCTATGACCTGCGGGAAGGACAG GACAGCAAGATGCTCAACAGCCTGGTGAAATCCGAGGGCCCACGCCTGGAACTGCGCCCACGGCCCCAGCAAGCACCCCGCTCACGGGCCCTAGTGGTCCACATCCATGGTGGTGGCTTTGTGGCACAGACCTCCAAATCCCATGAGCCCTACCTCAAGAACTGGGCCCAGGAGCTAGGTGTCCCCATCATCTCCATCGACTACTCCCTGGCCCCCGAGGCCCCCTTCCCCAGAGCGCTAGAAGAGTGTTTTTTTGCCTACTGCTGGGCTGTCAAGCACTGTGACCTGCTCG GTTCAACAGGAGAGCGGATATGCCTTGCAGGAGACAGTGCAGGCGGGAACCTCTGCATCACTGTGTCCCTTCGGGCAGCAGCCTACGGAGTGAGGGTGCCAGATGGCATCATGGCAGCCTACCCAGTCACCACCCTAcagccctctgcctctccctctcgtCTTCTGAGCCTCATGGACCCGCTTCTACCACTGAGCGTACTCTCTAAGTGTGTCAGCGCCTATTCAG GTACAGAGACAGAGGACCACTCTGACTCAGACCAGAAGGCACTGGGCATGATGGGGCTGGTGCAGAGGGACACATCCCTATTCCTCAGAGACCTGCGCCTGGGTGCCTCCTCATGGCTCAACTCCTTCCTGGAGCTAAGCGGACGAAAGCCCCAAAAGACCTCATTGCCCACACCAG AGGCCGTGCGCCCCACGGAGTCAATGCGCAGGAGTGTGTCTGAAGCAGCCCTGGCCCAGCCCGAGGGCTTGCTGGGTACAGATTCCCTGAAGACCCTGACAATGAAGGACTTGAGCTTTAAAGGCAACTCAGAGACATCAGACACCCCCGAGATGTCGATGTCAATGGAGACACTTGGCCCCTCCACACCCTCCGATGTCAACTTTTTTCTGAGGCCTGAGAATTTCCACGAAGAGGGTGAAGCCAAAGATGATGTGGGCACCATGGACAGAGCCCCCCGAGTGCGCGCTGCGTTCCCTGAGGGTTTCCACCCCAGGCGCTCAAGCCAGGGTATTCTCCACATGCCCCTCTACTCGTCACCCATCGTCAAGAACCCCTTCATGTCTCCTCTGCTGGCCCCTGACAGCATGCTGAAGACCCTGCCGCCTGTGCACATTGTG GCGTGCGCTCTGGACCCCATGCTGGATGACTCGGTCATGTTCGCGCGGCGGCTGCGCGACCTGGGCCAGCCCGTGACGCTGAATGTGGTAGAGGACCTGCCGCATGGCTTCCTGAGCCTGGCGGCGCTGTGCCGCGAGACCCGGCAGGCCACGGAGTTGTGCGTGCAGCGCATCCGGCTCGTCCTCACCCCGCCTGCCGCACCGCTGAGCTGA
- the Lipe gene encoding hormone-sensitive lipase isoform X3, which translates to MDLRTMTQSLVTLAEDNMAFFSSQGPGETARRLSNVFAGVREQALGLEPTLGHLLGVAHHFDLDTETPANGYRSLVHTARCCLAHLLHKSRYVASNRRSIFFRASHNLAELEAYLAALTQLRALAYYAQRLLATNRPGVLFFEGDEGLTADFLQEYVTLHKGCFYGRCLGFQFTPAIRPFLQTLSIGLVSFGEHYKRNETGLSVTASSLFTGGRFAIDPELRGAEFERIIQNLDVHFWKAFWNITEIEVLSSLANMASTTVRVSRLLSLPPEAFEMPLTSDPKLTVTISPPLAHTGPGPVLARLISYDLREGQDSKMLNSLVKSEGPRLELRPRPQQAPRSRALVVHIHGGGFVAQTSKSHEPYLKNWAQELGVPIISIDYSLAPEAPFPRALEECFFAYCWAVKHCDLLGSTGERICLAGDSAGGNLCITVSLRAAAYGVRVPDGIMAAYPVTTLQPSASPSRLLSLMDPLLPLSVLSKCVSAYSGTETEDHSDSDQKALGMMGLVQRDTSLFLRDLRLGASSWLNSFLELSGRKPQKTSLPTPEAVRPTESMRRSVSEAALAQPEGLLGTDSLKTLTMKDLSFKGNSETSDTPEMSMSMETLGPSTPSDVNFFLRPENFHEEGEAKDDVGTMDRAPRVRAAFPEGFHPRRSSQGILHMPLYSSPIVKNPFMSPLLAPDSMLKTLPPVHIVACALDPMLDDSVMFARRLRDLGQPVTLNVVEDLPHGFLSLAALCRETRQATELCVQRIRLVLTPPAAPLS; encoded by the exons ATGGATCTCCGCACAATGACACAGTCGCTGGTGACACTTGCAGAAGACAACATGGCCTTCTTCTCAAGCCAGGGCCCCGGAGAGACAGCTCGGCGGCTGTCCAATGTCTTCGCAGGTGTTCGCGAACAggccctggggctggagccaACCCTAGGCCACTTGCTGGGTGTGGCGCACCATTTCGACCTGGACACAGAGACCCCAGCCAATGGGTACCGTAGCTTGGTGCACACAGCCCGTTGCTGCCTAGCACACCTACTCCACAAATCCCGCTATGTGGCCTCCAATCGCCGAAGTATCTTTTTCCGTGCCAGCCACAACCTAGCAGAACTGGAGGCCTATCTGGCTGCTCTCACCCAGCTCCGTGCCCTGGCCTACTACGCCCAGCGCCTGCTGGCTACCAACCGACCAGGGGTGCTCTTCTTTGAGGGTGATGAAGGACTTACCGCTGACTTCCTGCAAGAGTATGTCACTCTACATAAAGGCTGCTTCTACGGCCGCTGCCTGGGCTTCCAG TTCACGCCTGCCATCCGGCCGTTCCTGCAGACTCTCTCCATCGGGCTGGTGTCCTTCGGGGAACACTACAAACGGAACGAGACAGGCCTCA GTGTGACTGCCAGTTCCCTCTTCACTGGTGGCCGATTCGCCATAGACCCAGAGTTGCGTGGGGCTGAGTTTGAACGGATCATACAGAACCTGGATGTGCACTTCTGGAAAGCCTTCTGGAACATCACTGAGATTGAGGTGTTGTCG TCCCTGGCTAACATGGCATCAACCACTGTGAGGGTAAGCCGCCTGCTCAGCCTGCCACCTGAGGCCTTTGAGATGCCGCTAACCTCTGACCCCAAGCTCACAGTTACCATCTCACCTCCCTTGGCACACACGGGCCCAGGGCCTGTGCTAGCCAGGCTCATCTCCTATGACCTGCGGGAAGGACAG GACAGCAAGATGCTCAACAGCCTGGTGAAATCCGAGGGCCCACGCCTGGAACTGCGCCCACGGCCCCAGCAAGCACCCCGCTCACGGGCCCTAGTGGTCCACATCCATGGTGGTGGCTTTGTGGCACAGACCTCCAAATCCCATGAGCCCTACCTCAAGAACTGGGCCCAGGAGCTAGGTGTCCCCATCATCTCCATCGACTACTCCCTGGCCCCCGAGGCCCCCTTCCCCAGAGCGCTAGAAGAGTGTTTTTTTGCCTACTGCTGGGCTGTCAAGCACTGTGACCTGCTCG GTTCAACAGGAGAGCGGATATGCCTTGCAGGAGACAGTGCAGGCGGGAACCTCTGCATCACTGTGTCCCTTCGGGCAGCAGCCTACGGAGTGAGGGTGCCAGATGGCATCATGGCAGCCTACCCAGTCACCACCCTAcagccctctgcctctccctctcgtCTTCTGAGCCTCATGGACCCGCTTCTACCACTGAGCGTACTCTCTAAGTGTGTCAGCGCCTATTCAG GTACAGAGACAGAGGACCACTCTGACTCAGACCAGAAGGCACTGGGCATGATGGGGCTGGTGCAGAGGGACACATCCCTATTCCTCAGAGACCTGCGCCTGGGTGCCTCCTCATGGCTCAACTCCTTCCTGGAGCTAAGCGGACGAAAGCCCCAAAAGACCTCATTGCCCACACCAG AGGCCGTGCGCCCCACGGAGTCAATGCGCAGGAGTGTGTCTGAAGCAGCCCTGGCCCAGCCCGAGGGCTTGCTGGGTACAGATTCCCTGAAGACCCTGACAATGAAGGACTTGAGCTTTAAAGGCAACTCAGAGACATCAGACACCCCCGAGATGTCGATGTCAATGGAGACACTTGGCCCCTCCACACCCTCCGATGTCAACTTTTTTCTGAGGCCTGAGAATTTCCACGAAGAGGGTGAAGCCAAAGATGATGTGGGCACCATGGACAGAGCCCCCCGAGTGCGCGCTGCGTTCCCTGAGGGTTTCCACCCCAGGCGCTCAAGCCAGGGTATTCTCCACATGCCCCTCTACTCGTCACCCATCGTCAAGAACCCCTTCATGTCTCCTCTGCTGGCCCCTGACAGCATGCTGAAGACCCTGCCGCCTGTGCACATTGTG GCGTGCGCTCTGGACCCCATGCTGGATGACTCGGTCATGTTCGCGCGGCGGCTGCGCGACCTGGGCCAGCCCGTGACGCTGAATGTGGTAGAGGACCTGCCGCATGGCTTCCTGAGCCTGGCGGCGCTGTGCCGCGAGACCCGGCAGGCCACGGAGTTGTGCGTGCAGCGCATCCGGCTCGTCCTCACCCCGCCTGCCGCACCGCTGAGCTGA